Proteins from a genomic interval of Nasonia vitripennis strain AsymCx chromosome 3, Nvit_psr_1.1, whole genome shotgun sequence:
- the LOC100116540 gene encoding ras-related protein Rab-39A isoform X2, which translates to MHCITEESASKHTRPHHICIPAVECQNYLSDPTVGVDFFARLIEVKDGTRIKLQLWDTAGQERFRSITKSYYRNSVGALLVYDVCNRTSFEHIPRWMMEARRHIEPHRPVFCLVGCKLDLVTNGGRREVSREEARAFADQYGVHHVETSAKTGLNVEEAFRTVTQEVYNRIQNGEYKVEDGWDGIKTGFARPGGLDFNLVEAEPAKSSCC; encoded by the exons ATGCATTGCATAACCGAAGAATCCGCATCAAAACACACTCGGCCGCATCATATATGCATACCAGCAGTCGAGTGTCAAAATTAT TTATCAGACCCAACGGTCGGGGTGGACTTCTTCGCGCGGCTCATCGAAGTCAAAGATGGCACGAGGATCAAGCTGCAGCTCTGGGACACGGCTGGACAGGAACGATTTCG GTCCATAACAAAGTCGTACTACCGAAACAGCGTAGGTGCCCTCCTGGTCTACGACGTGTGCAACCGTACGAGCTTCGAGCACATTCCCCGTTGGATGATGGAGGCCCGTCGTCACATCGAGCCACACCGGCCGGTCTTTTGTTTGGTCGGCTGCAAGCTCGACCTTGTGACGAATGGCGGTAGACGCGAAGTGTCTCGCGAAGAGGCCCGAGCTTTCGCCGACCAGTATGGCGTCCATCACGTCGAGACCAGCGCCAAGACCGGACTCAATGTTGAGGAAGCCTTTCGTACCGTCACCCAGGAGGTCTACAATCGGATACAGAACGGAGAGTATAAAGTGGAGGACGGCTGGGATGGAATCAAAACGGGATTCGCCAGACCCGGTGGCTTGGACTTCAATCTAGTCGAGGCGGAACCTGCCAAGAGCTCGTGCTGTTAG